In a single window of the Campylobacter fetus subsp. testudinum 03-427 genome:
- the murC gene encoding UDP-N-acetylmuramate-alanine ligase (Pfam matches to PF01225.21 Mur_ligase, and to PF02875.17 Mur_ligase_C, and to PF08245.8 Mur_ligase_M), translating into MQKVHFIGIGGIGISAIARFLKEKDFIISGSDIKESKTTKNLRDSGMKITVPHCESAIEDPDFVVYSAAIKSDNVELVEARKKGIECLSRKEALPFILEGKRVFAVAGAHGKSTTSAMLAALLEGSVIIGAISKQFGSNMKYESSQNVIFEADESDSSFLNSNPYLAVVTNAEPEHMEHYDFDLDKFHAAYKGFLERAKIRVINAGDEFLASLKMDCIKLYPEDITDLKMVLRNYEPYTSFNLKGLGKFEAWGMGEHIAIDASLAILGANCEIGLESIRENLKNFKGIKKRFDILVANENFALIDDYAHHPTEICATLKSAKEYAKLLGLEKITAIFQPHRYTRLKANLEGFKKCFEDVDELVILPVFSAGEASNNIVLKDEFKKAIFAEKVERKDNSIEFFDSFGVKHRLDSGLVIGFGAGDITYQLRGES; encoded by the coding sequence ATGCAAAAAGTTCACTTTATAGGTATAGGCGGTATAGGAATTTCTGCTATCGCTAGATTTTTGAAAGAAAAAGATTTTATTATAAGTGGTTCTGATATAAAAGAGAGTAAAACAACTAAAAATTTAAGAGATAGTGGTATGAAAATCACTGTTCCGCACTGCGAAAGTGCGATAGAAGATCCTGATTTTGTAGTATATTCAGCTGCTATAAAAAGTGATAATGTTGAGCTTGTCGAGGCTAGAAAAAAAGGTATAGAATGCTTATCGAGAAAAGAAGCACTCCCTTTTATATTAGAAGGAAAAAGAGTGTTTGCAGTAGCTGGAGCTCACGGTAAAAGCACGACTTCGGCTATGCTTGCAGCTCTTTTAGAAGGTAGCGTGATAATAGGCGCTATAAGCAAACAGTTTGGCTCAAATATGAAGTATGAATCAAGCCAAAATGTTATATTTGAAGCCGATGAGAGCGATAGTAGTTTTTTAAATTCAAATCCGTATTTAGCAGTAGTTACGAACGCCGAACCAGAACATATGGAGCATTACGATTTTGATCTAGATAAATTTCACGCTGCGTACAAAGGATTTTTAGAGCGTGCGAAAATTCGAGTTATAAATGCAGGCGATGAGTTTTTAGCATCTTTAAAAATGGACTGTATAAAACTTTATCCAGAAGATATAACTGATCTTAAAATGGTTTTAAGAAACTATGAACCATATACTAGTTTTAATTTAAAAGGTCTTGGCAAATTTGAAGCATGGGGAATGGGTGAGCATATAGCTATAGACGCTAGTCTTGCCATTCTTGGGGCAAATTGCGAGATAGGACTTGAGAGCATCAGAGAGAATTTGAAGAATTTCAAAGGGATTAAAAAACGTTTTGATATATTAGTTGCAAATGAAAATTTTGCTCTTATAGATGACTACGCTCATCATCCAACAGAGATCTGCGCAACTCTAAAAAGCGCAAAAGAGTATGCAAAATTACTTGGATTAGAAAAAATCACCGCTATATTTCAGCCTCACCGCTATACTAGACTAAAAGCAAATTTAGAAGGATTTAAAAAATGCTTTGAAGATGTAGATGAGCTTGTGATTTTACCTGTTTTTAGTGCGGGAGAAGCTTCAAATAACATAGTTTTGAAAGATGAATTTAAAAAAGCGATTTTTGCCGAAAAAGTTGAACGAAAAGATAATTCTATAGAGTTTTTTGATAGTTTTGGAGTAAAGCATAGGCTAGACAGCGGACTAGTAATAGGATTTGGCGCTGGAGATATAACGTATCAGTTAAGGGGTGAATCGTGA
- a CDS encoding putative membrane protein: MKIILFLVLILFIVLVFASPKDKLSLKSKLVILFCGAALFLAAFIYNEKMQERQDQVQRLLEDFMQEKSIKCGEYEVDNKHFNYEYGTQSFVAKRGFSNLNGVIIPIQKCIKE; encoded by the coding sequence GTGAAAATAATTCTTTTTTTAGTACTTATTTTATTTATTGTATTAGTTTTTGCATCTCCAAAAGATAAATTAAGCTTGAAATCAAAACTTGTCATATTATTTTGCGGTGCAGCGCTGTTTTTAGCCGCATTTATATATAATGAAAAAATGCAAGAAAGACAAGATCAAGTTCAGCGTTTGCTTGAGGATTTTATGCAAGAAAAAAGTATAAAATGTGGTGAATACGAAGTTGATAATAAACATTTTAATTATGAGTACGGTACTCAGAGTTTTGTAGCAAAAAGAGGGTTTTCAAATTTGAATGGAGTTATAATTCCTATTCAAAAATGCATAAAGGAGTAA
- a CDS encoding old yellow enzyme (OYE)-related FMN binding domain-containing protein (Pfam match to PF00724.16 Oxidored_FMN), with protein MSSLFKSLKLANFTLPNRIAMPPMCVYKSRDLQGLPRCFHRLHYPARSLGGVGFIIVEATAVSPEGCISKNDIGLWSDTQVEAHKKLNYEIKKYSCKVTSVQLAHAGAKGTCDGIISPSGVRFSGEYGTPDILNTQEIYSIVTKFKEAAIRAKDSDYDLVEIHGAHGYLINQFLSPLTNKREDEFGGNLENRMRFLNLIIEELRGIIPFGVRLSADEWEDGGNTTEDIKIVAKKCEELGASYISVSAGGVVENPTHMPKIKPLYQAQYAKDIKEVINIPVIAAGLITTKEQGEYLLDNGFCDLVAYGRELLRNPNFALYAAASTGLNDLIDFSYKRAF; from the coding sequence ATGTCAAGTCTGTTTAAATCATTAAAGTTAGCTAATTTTACACTTCCAAATCGTATCGCGATGCCTCCGATGTGTGTATATAAAAGTAGGGATCTTCAAGGACTCCCAAGATGTTTTCATAGGCTTCATTATCCAGCAAGATCTCTTGGCGGCGTTGGATTTATCATAGTTGAAGCCACTGCGGTTTCTCCTGAGGGCTGTATAAGTAAAAACGATATCGGACTTTGGAGTGATACGCAAGTCGAAGCTCATAAAAAATTAAATTATGAGATTAAAAAATATAGTTGTAAAGTAACTAGCGTACAGTTAGCTCACGCAGGGGCTAAAGGAACTTGTGATGGTATAATAAGCCCTAGCGGCGTTAGATTTAGTGGTGAGTACGGAACTCCTGATATTTTAAATACTCAAGAAATTTACTCTATAGTAACTAAATTTAAAGAAGCAGCTATTAGAGCTAAAGATTCAGATTATGATTTAGTTGAGATCCACGGGGCTCACGGTTATCTAATAAATCAGTTTTTAAGCCCACTTACAAATAAAAGAGAAGATGAGTTTGGCGGAAATTTAGAAAATAGAATGAGATTTTTAAATTTAATTATAGAAGAGCTAAGGGGTATCATTCCATTTGGTGTAAGACTTAGCGCTGATGAGTGGGAAGATGGCGGTAATACTACTGAGGATATAAAAATAGTAGCAAAAAAATGCGAAGAGTTAGGGGCTAGTTATATCAGCGTTTCAGCTGGTGGAGTCGTAGAAAATCCTACTCATATGCCAAAGATAAAACCTCTTTATCAAGCGCAATACGCCAAAGATATCAAAGAAGTTATAAATATACCAGTCATTGCAGCTGGACTTATAACTACAAAAGAGCAAGGAGAATATCTTTTAGATAATGGATTTTGTGATTTGGTAGCTTATGGCAGAGAGCTTTTAAGAAATCCAAATTTCGCCCTATACGCAGCTGCAAGCACAGGGCTAAATGATCTTATAGATTTTTCTTATAAAAGAGCGTTTTAG
- a CDS encoding nitrate/sulfonate/bicarbonate ABC transporter, ATP-binding protein (Pfam match to PF00005.23 ABC_tran), whose protein sequence is MIKISNLKKSFETTQILNDINLNIEKNEFCVLLGASGSGKTTLLKILSGHSFFDSGEVEIDNVKFKKQITAHKSRQIITQNYSLMPWMKAIDNIKFALKCSGVKDKNELEKTAKKFLNLVHLDSKESFYPHSLSGGQQQRVAIARALSLNPKVLFLDEPFSALDPITRANLQSELKNVATNSTVIFVTHDIDEALFLGDKIVVLHSGKIIKQLKNPKFQPNSAKYFEIKAEIFRLINGENQEIEYII, encoded by the coding sequence ATGATAAAAATCTCTAATCTAAAAAAATCGTTCGAAACTACGCAGATCTTAAATGATATAAATTTAAATATAGAAAAAAACGAATTTTGCGTGTTGCTTGGAGCTAGCGGTTCTGGAAAGACTACTTTGCTTAAGATTTTAAGTGGTCATAGCTTTTTTGATAGCGGCGAAGTAGAAATAGACAACGTCAAATTTAAAAAACAGATCACTGCTCATAAATCACGTCAGATCATAACCCAAAACTACTCTTTAATGCCGTGGATGAAAGCAATTGATAATATCAAATTTGCCCTAAAATGTTCAGGAGTAAAAGACAAAAATGAGCTTGAAAAAACAGCTAAAAAGTTCTTAAATTTAGTACATTTGGATAGTAAAGAAAGTTTTTATCCGCACTCACTAAGCGGAGGTCAGCAGCAACGAGTCGCCATAGCAAGAGCTCTTAGCTTAAATCCAAAAGTGCTGTTTTTAGACGAACCATTTTCTGCGCTTGATCCTATAACTAGAGCAAATTTACAAAGCGAACTTAAAAATGTAGCCACAAACTCCACTGTGATATTTGTAACTCACGATATAGATGAAGCGCTGTTTTTAGGGGATAAAATAGTAGTTTTACATAGCGGAAAGATCATAAAACAGCTTAAAAATCCAAAATTTCAGCCAAACTCTGCAAAGTATTTTGAGATCAAAGCTGAAATTTTTAGACTTATAAACGGTGAAAACCAAGAGATAGAGTATATTATCTAA
- a CDS encoding nitrate/sulfonate/bicarbonate ABC transporter, permease protein (Pfam match to PF00528.18 BPD_transp_1), whose protein sequence is MKYFYQILTIFALLGLWQLGSDELIPSPKESFIALCEIVQKGVLQIGIIDSLYRYFWGLVAGLSGGIFVGFIFGLFPKVGIAFDPIINLLRPVSPIAWVPLVLIIFGIGDKPTIFIISYAVFFPVLLLASKAVRDVPKELIIVSKNFGASKWQVLSGVIFPSSFLMLISGLKLAASLAWINLVVGEMLGAQTGLGYLIIDARNQLRIDIVLAVICVIGVVGLVINQLFCLIEKQISRKFGYDKNL, encoded by the coding sequence ATGAAATACTTTTATCAAATTTTAACCATTTTTGCCCTGCTTGGATTATGGCAGCTTGGAAGCGACGAGCTTATACCATCACCAAAAGAGAGTTTTATAGCCCTATGTGAGATAGTGCAAAAAGGCGTACTTCAAATAGGCATTATAGACTCACTTTATCGCTATTTTTGGGGATTAGTCGCTGGACTTAGTGGTGGGATTTTCGTAGGATTTATCTTTGGATTATTTCCAAAAGTAGGCATAGCTTTTGATCCTATCATAAATTTACTGCGTCCAGTATCGCCCATAGCTTGGGTGCCACTAGTCCTTATCATCTTTGGTATAGGAGATAAACCTACTATATTTATCATATCTTACGCCGTGTTTTTTCCTGTACTTTTGCTAGCTTCAAAAGCGGTGCGCGACGTACCAAAAGAGTTGATAATCGTATCAAAAAACTTTGGTGCTTCAAAGTGGCAAGTACTAAGCGGAGTGATATTTCCCTCCAGTTTTCTTATGCTCATATCAGGGCTTAAACTAGCAGCGTCTTTGGCTTGGATAAACTTAGTCGTCGGCGAAATGTTAGGAGCACAAACAGGACTTGGATACTTAATCATAGACGCTAGAAATCAGCTTAGAATAGACATAGTTTTAGCCGTGATCTGCGTCATAGGCGTAGTAGGCTTGGTTATAAATCAGCTATTTTGTTTGATCGAAAAACAAATTTCAAGGAAGTTTGGATATGATAAAAATCTCTAA
- a CDS encoding nitrate/sulfonate/bicarbonate ABC transporter, periplasmic substrate-binding protein (Pfam match to PF13379.2 NMT1_2), translating to MTRRYALGFLASFLAFHTSKTLASELKIPIKVGFLPITDHLIIIAKELYKHPNYEIIPVKFSNWADLSEALRSKAIDAAFLLAPLGLMLRASGVKIKAVLAAHKNGSALVVRNDISNLQDLKGKNIGIPSRFSTHYFLLDKLLESSNLKNKVNIIDMAPTEMPFALLSRRLDAYIVAEPFGQLAVSKNRAKNLIFSKDIEKSHICCILNFHEDILNLNGFDEILESFKKAAHFISKNHNEASLLGGDLLGQNHKIIRNILDQDIASYDDLSIKKEDLERLKEFLIKNNLANKALLNLNIDSYLAV from the coding sequence ATGACAAGGAGATACGCACTTGGATTTTTAGCAAGTTTTTTGGCGTTTCACACATCAAAAACTCTAGCAAGCGAGCTTAAAATTCCTATAAAAGTAGGATTTTTACCTATAACAGATCATCTCATCATCATAGCAAAAGAGCTTTACAAGCACCCAAACTATGAGATAATCCCAGTTAAGTTTTCAAACTGGGCAGATCTTAGCGAAGCACTAAGAAGCAAAGCGATAGACGCAGCGTTTTTACTAGCTCCTCTTGGACTTATGCTAAGAGCAAGTGGAGTTAAGATAAAAGCCGTCCTAGCAGCGCATAAAAACGGTTCAGCACTTGTAGTAAGAAATGATATATCAAATTTGCAAGATTTAAAAGGTAAAAATATAGGAATTCCATCTCGTTTTAGTACGCATTATTTTTTACTAGATAAACTTTTGGAGAGTTCAAATTTAAAAAACAAGGTAAATATTATAGATATGGCGCCTACTGAAATGCCTTTTGCTCTGCTTAGCAGAAGGCTTGATGCGTACATAGTCGCAGAGCCTTTTGGTCAGTTAGCCGTATCCAAAAACAGAGCTAAGAATTTGATTTTCAGTAAAGATATAGAAAAATCCCATATATGCTGTATTTTGAACTTTCACGAAGATATATTAAATTTAAATGGTTTTGATGAAATCTTAGAAAGTTTTAAAAAAGCTGCTCATTTTATATCTAAAAACCATAATGAAGCAAGCCTTTTAGGTGGAGATTTGCTAGGGCAAAACCATAAAATCATAAGAAATATACTAGATCAAGATATCGCCTCTTATGATGATTTGAGTATTAAAAAAGAGGATTTAGAGCGGCTTAAAGAGTTTTTGATAAAAAATAATCTAGCTAACAAAGCTCTTTTAAATTTAAACATAGATAGCTATTTGGCGGTATGA
- a CDS encoding acyl-CoA dehydrogenase, producing the protein MALQKLANLAPRIDAEGIYAKDIINELGTSGYFSVLDQREDLFKAISNISKVAEICGTTGFCMWCQFALIWYLLNSDNENLKNELLPKLKKAEILGGTALSNPMKAFAGIEKNQLKATRVSGGYIVEGTLAWVSNIEQGSVFGAIALDENEPIMGVIRCDERVKLSEHIKYSALEGSATKSVTLKEYFLPDSDILTNDIYSYLIKITPGFILLQAGIAAGIINASLEVIERSNKTHSHINAYLPFSYESLKLELDELLKRVESRAFNINLVSSLEILELRLDASLLTQKATNAAVLFSGTKGYFKNAKAARVQREGNFVLIVTPSIKHLLKEIDDIKKGSGCITKWKHKVAS; encoded by the coding sequence ATGGCACTACAAAAATTAGCAAACCTTGCACCTCGTATCGACGCAGAGGGAATTTATGCAAAAGATATCATAAATGAACTCGGAACTAGCGGATATTTTAGCGTTTTAGATCAAAGAGAAGATCTATTTAAAGCTATATCAAACATATCTAAAGTAGCTGAAATTTGCGGGACAACCGGATTTTGCATGTGGTGCCAATTTGCACTTATCTGGTATCTACTAAATAGCGACAACGAAAACCTTAAAAACGAACTTTTACCAAAATTAAAAAAAGCTGAAATTTTAGGCGGAACAGCGCTGTCAAATCCTATGAAAGCATTTGCTGGTATAGAAAAAAACCAGCTAAAAGCGACAAGAGTAAGTGGTGGATATATCGTTGAGGGAACTCTTGCTTGGGTGTCAAATATCGAACAAGGAAGCGTATTTGGAGCTATAGCTTTGGATGAAAACGAACCGATAATGGGAGTTATAAGGTGCGATGAGAGAGTAAAACTCAGCGAACATATCAAATACAGCGCGCTTGAGGGCTCAGCGACAAAATCAGTAACCCTAAAAGAGTACTTTTTGCCCGATAGCGATATATTAACAAACGATATCTATAGCTATTTGATCAAGATCACTCCGGGATTTATCTTGCTTCAAGCAGGAATCGCCGCTGGTATCATAAATGCGAGTTTAGAAGTGATAGAGCGTTCAAACAAAACTCACTCTCATATAAACGCGTATCTACCTTTTAGCTATGAGAGTTTAAAGCTTGAACTTGATGAACTGTTAAAGAGAGTTGAAAGCAGAGCTTTTAATATAAATTTAGTAAGTTCGCTTGAGATTTTAGAGCTTAGACTTGACGCGTCGCTTCTAACACAAAAAGCGACGAACGCGGCAGTTTTGTTTAGTGGAACAAAAGGGTATTTTAAAAATGCAAAAGCAGCTAGAGTGCAACGAGAAGGAAACTTCGTACTTATAGTAACTCCTAGTATAAAACATCTTTTAAAAGAGATAGATGATATAAAAAAAGGTAGCGGCTGCATAACAAAATGGAAACACAAGGTCGCCTCATGA
- a CDS encoding OsmC family protein (Pfam match to PF02566.15 OsmC), with protein MANCAINSCTRLDPIDKAGLEALIKAGKENPDVIKTLKCRTVAEGKFRHANYIRNLPAYIVDEPPTLLGEDTAPNPSEAVLAALGSCIAVGIHANAIAQNIVITKLEVELEGDLNITAVWGTGDLSEKPLGFTDVRVKVDLQSNADKAANDALIAHALKYSPVANTLLRNVNLEVK; from the coding sequence ATGGCAAATTGCGCTATCAATTCTTGTACAAGACTAGACCCTATAGATAAGGCTGGTCTTGAAGCTCTTATCAAAGCCGGAAAAGAAAATCCAGATGTTATAAAGACACTTAAGTGTCGCACAGTTGCAGAGGGTAAGTTTCGCCATGCAAACTACATAAGAAATCTACCTGCATACATAGTAGATGAGCCGCCTACGTTGCTTGGAGAAGACACTGCGCCAAATCCTAGCGAAGCAGTTTTAGCAGCTCTTGGAAGTTGTATAGCAGTGGGAATTCACGCAAACGCGATCGCGCAAAACATAGTTATAACAAAGCTTGAAGTAGAACTTGAGGGCGATCTAAATATAACTGCAGTTTGGGGAACAGGAGATCTAAGCGAAAAGCCTCTTGGATTTACCGATGTTAGAGTAAAAGTTGATCTACAAAGCAATGCAGACAAAGCGGCAAACGACGCTCTTATCGCTCACGCGCTTAAGTATTCACCTGTTGCAAATACTCTGCTTAGAAATGTAAATTTAGAAGTTAAATAA
- the mutS2 gene encoding DNA mismatch binding protein, MutS2 family (Pfam matches to PF01713.17 Smr, and to PF00488.17 MutS_V): MKELFRKLDLNEYLEKFNSLLAREKPLFMSGDSKLNYEKLTEISILNLKSPSMVANLDDALARLAKQGILHISEIYEFVKIIDYFEYLKKLKFENKMKTYLDKIEIPSQISKICSYFDNEGEFKESIDERLIGINAAFKNKKDEINAELKRLIYTKSIAPYLVDTQIHFINDNEALLVRGGFNHVLKGSVIARSSGGYFYVLPANISKLKSEQRDLLDKKDEIIFEHSKLISSIFSKNLMFLKFINSAFDHVDALIARVMMAKLGDLNFVLSDSSNDIVLNEFAHPALKNPKRVSVSFKGKILLITGVNAGGKSMLLKSILSAAILAKYLLPMSINSEHSKIGSFKEFDTIIEDPQNAKNDISTFAGRMLHFSGLFGKKSLLIGVDEIELGTDFEEAASLYSVIIDKLLENDIKMVITTHHKRLAMLLAKSSEVELLAALYDEANSRPKYEFLAGTIGKSYAFETAARYGIPSNLVALAKKTYGEDKENLNEAISKAINLEMELKVKLNDANLKEEKLNSLLQSLKDQKEKADQTLRSSLNHLEIEYYKAINEAKRGINLKDIKDKQRSVNKANELVSSIQKPQISLEPLNLKIGDRVKYEKIKGEILSLNKNEATILSDGLKLRVPINLLKRSGNQPNIPQKNINVKVQKPTNASVVIDLHGLRSEEAIARLDKFISDSLVMGFDEVLIKHGIGTGKLAYAVKEFLKSHPSVKAFKDAAPNEGGFGSKVVKL, from the coding sequence ATGAAAGAACTATTTAGAAAGTTAGACTTAAATGAGTATTTGGAGAAATTTAACTCACTTTTAGCTAGAGAAAAGCCGCTTTTTATGAGCGGGGATAGTAAGTTGAATTACGAAAAATTAACTGAGATATCTATTTTAAATTTAAAGTCGCCAAGTATGGTGGCAAATCTTGATGATGCACTCGCGAGGCTTGCAAAGCAAGGTATCTTGCATATCAGTGAGATTTATGAATTTGTTAAGATAATAGACTATTTTGAGTATCTAAAAAAGCTCAAATTTGAAAATAAGATGAAAACTTATCTTGATAAGATAGAAATTCCTAGTCAAATATCTAAAATTTGTTCGTATTTTGATAATGAAGGCGAGTTTAAAGAGAGCATTGATGAGCGTTTAATCGGCATAAATGCAGCTTTTAAAAACAAAAAAGATGAGATAAACGCTGAGCTAAAAAGACTTATTTATACAAAAAGTATCGCTCCATATCTCGTCGATACTCAAATTCACTTTATAAACGATAACGAAGCTCTTTTGGTTCGCGGCGGATTTAACCACGTTTTAAAAGGCAGTGTTATAGCTAGAAGTAGTGGTGGGTATTTTTACGTATTGCCCGCAAATATCTCAAAACTAAAAAGCGAACAGCGTGATCTGCTTGATAAAAAAGATGAGATTATATTTGAGCATTCAAAATTGATAAGTTCTATTTTTAGCAAAAATCTTATGTTTTTAAAATTTATAAACTCTGCTTTTGACCACGTCGATGCTCTTATAGCTAGAGTTATGATGGCAAAACTTGGTGATTTAAACTTTGTTTTGAGTGACTCAAGTAATGATATCGTTTTGAACGAATTTGCTCATCCTGCGCTTAAAAATCCTAAGCGAGTTAGCGTGAGTTTTAAAGGTAAGATCTTGCTTATCACCGGAGTGAATGCCGGTGGAAAAAGTATGCTGTTAAAAAGCATACTAAGTGCAGCTATTTTAGCAAAGTATCTGCTTCCTATGAGTATAAACTCTGAGCATAGTAAAATCGGCTCTTTTAAAGAGTTTGATACGATTATAGAAGATCCGCAAAACGCTAAAAACGATATATCTACATTTGCAGGCAGAATGCTACATTTTAGCGGGCTTTTTGGTAAAAAATCTTTACTGATAGGAGTTGATGAGATAGAGCTGGGAACGGACTTTGAAGAGGCGGCCAGTCTTTATAGCGTTATCATAGATAAACTTTTAGAAAATGATATAAAAATGGTCATAACAACCCACCATAAACGTCTTGCGATGTTGCTTGCTAAGAGTTCTGAAGTGGAGCTTTTAGCCGCACTTTATGATGAAGCAAATTCACGCCCAAAGTATGAGTTTTTAGCCGGTACTATAGGCAAATCTTACGCTTTTGAAACGGCTGCTCGTTATGGGATACCATCAAATTTAGTAGCTTTAGCTAAGAAAACTTACGGCGAGGATAAAGAAAATTTAAATGAAGCCATAAGCAAAGCGATAAATTTAGAAATGGAGCTAAAAGTTAAACTAAATGATGCAAATTTAAAAGAAGAGAAGCTAAACTCGCTTTTACAGAGTTTAAAAGATCAAAAAGAAAAAGCTGATCAAACTTTAAGAAGCAGTTTAAATCATCTTGAAATAGAGTATTACAAAGCGATAAACGAAGCAAAAAGAGGAATAAATTTAAAAGATATAAAAGATAAACAAAGAAGCGTAAATAAAGCAAACGAGCTAGTTTCAAGCATACAAAAGCCTCAAATTTCGCTTGAACCTTTAAATTTAAAAATCGGAGATAGAGTAAAATATGAAAAAATCAAAGGTGAAATACTTAGTTTAAATAAAAATGAGGCGACTATCTTAAGTGATGGCTTGAAACTTAGAGTTCCTATAAATTTGTTAAAAAGAAGTGGAAATCAACCCAACATTCCTCAAAAAAATATAAACGTAAAAGTGCAAAAACCTACAAACGCTAGTGTAGTGATAGATCTTCACGGACTTAGAAGCGAAGAGGCGATAGCCAGACTTGATAAGTTTATCTCTGATAGTCTTGTAATGGGGTTTGATGAGGTTTTGATAAAGCACGGGATCGGCACTGGAAAACTCGCTTACGCAGTAAAAGAGTTTTTAAAATCCCATCCCAGCGTAAAGGCTTTCAAAGACGCAGCGCCAAACGAGGGCGGTTTTGGCTCTAAGGTTGTTAAATTATAA